Proteins from a genomic interval of Mycoplasmopsis columboralis:
- the dnaE gene encoding DNA polymerase III subunit alpha — protein sequence MNNHIILHTNTEYSFLSSTIKIKELFELVLKHKLPYLTLTDKENFFALPMFLDFAKTHSLKLIAGIELDLSDKATVMVYAKNYAGYVFINNLILKRSQNIEISFKELDNENILIVNHYEKGFSSDAIPTKLTNFYWNAKTAHESIPTVYAPVKRVIASQENEILTILSKIAQKEESLNNYNSYFDINEFANVDDAVKAQMQNFVNLIEPFEISSDIKLASFENANSLLKEKLNRNKYFKLIKRHGKDVVDERIKYELDTIEKLQFVNYFLVIKDVLDFARDQKIEVGPGRGSASGSLIAFLLDITNVNPLEYGLLFERFLNVARVSLPDIDIDIQDDRRNEILEYIGKRFGHDNCALISTFQTLALKSSLRDVARVLGIPLTDVDKITSSLTKFDTSLEVAYQRNSKYKMLVDKHEKLHQYACKIEGMPRQSGIHAAGVIISDRPLTDVVPVRHSSAALNQVEFEMNNLEQYGLIKIDFLGLKNLTVINQIEHQIKEEFRFDSVIDLNFNPFNDLKTYELINSLNTDGIFQLESPGMKGVIKQVKVDTFEDIYAIISLYRPGPKDFIPDYANVKMKAKTVDKIHPIYDLIVAPTHGIIVYQEQIMQIAQQVAKMSFIEADLLRRAISKKNAQDLNTYSSIFYQRGQENNIPFDVLQAIYEQILKFASYGFNKAHAVAYSFITYKLAFYKARYPEIFYKVIIDNATGDVSTIKNFALKASQQNIIIHSPDINHALFKSEIIWKNQDTEKSQIYLPVLMIKGIGPSAVSKIAEEIARGGKLDNFYTGALRLKVAGVGDSVIETLIKANAFRSFGNVIELINALPTVNNGAEMFKKLYDKSDESLADKLRKFISDTGFNAKKITAFPMDLAIEIKLEKDLLGAVYNAYPTKKYEQSKKLEHLSENQHHFFYVFLESVKKNLKGQLIAKISDSSTSVSAFVFDNEAKDLINYPEPRVILVGLSLSSKGYYSIKSWEEVKDEK from the coding sequence ATGAACAATCACATCATTTTGCACACTAATACTGAATATTCTTTTTTATCTTCAACCATTAAAATTAAAGAACTTTTTGAGTTAGTTTTAAAACACAAATTACCTTATTTAACACTCACTGATAAAGAAAACTTTTTTGCTTTACCGATGTTTTTGGATTTTGCAAAAACCCATTCATTAAAACTTATTGCCGGTATTGAATTAGATTTAAGCGATAAAGCAACAGTTATGGTGTATGCTAAAAACTATGCTGGATATGTCTTTATTAACAATTTGATTTTAAAACGTTCTCAAAACATTGAGATTTCTTTTAAGGAATTAGATAATGAAAATATTCTAATTGTAAATCATTATGAAAAAGGTTTTAGTAGCGATGCAATTCCAACAAAATTAACTAATTTTTATTGAAATGCTAAAACTGCTCATGAAAGCATCCCGACAGTTTATGCACCAGTAAAAAGAGTTATTGCATCGCAAGAAAATGAAATTTTGACAATTTTAAGTAAAATAGCTCAAAAAGAAGAATCTTTAAATAATTACAATTCTTACTTTGACATTAATGAGTTTGCAAACGTGGATGATGCTGTTAAAGCGCAAATGCAAAATTTTGTAAATTTAATTGAACCATTTGAAATATCAAGCGATATTAAATTAGCTTCTTTTGAAAATGCTAATTCATTATTAAAAGAAAAACTAAACCGTAACAAATATTTTAAATTGATCAAAAGACACGGAAAAGATGTTGTAGATGAACGAATCAAATATGAATTAGATACAATTGAAAAACTTCAGTTTGTTAACTATTTTTTAGTTATTAAAGATGTTTTAGATTTTGCTCGTGACCAAAAAATTGAAGTAGGACCAGGAAGAGGTTCAGCTTCTGGATCTCTTATTGCTTTCTTGCTAGATATAACTAATGTCAATCCACTTGAATATGGCTTGTTATTTGAACGTTTTTTAAATGTGGCTCGGGTTTCGCTTCCTGATATTGACATTGACATTCAAGATGATCGTCGTAATGAGATTCTTGAATATATTGGTAAACGTTTTGGACATGATAATTGTGCTTTAATTTCAACCTTTCAAACCTTGGCTTTAAAATCTTCACTTCGTGATGTAGCCAGAGTGTTAGGGATACCACTTACTGATGTAGATAAAATAACTAGTTCATTAACTAAATTTGACACTTCATTAGAAGTTGCTTATCAGAGAAACAGTAAATATAAAATGCTTGTTGACAAACATGAAAAATTACATCAATATGCATGCAAAATTGAAGGAATGCCTCGCCAAAGCGGTATTCACGCAGCAGGGGTAATCATTAGCGATCGTCCTTTAACTGATGTTGTACCAGTTCGTCATTCTTCAGCTGCACTTAATCAAGTTGAATTTGAAATGAATAATTTAGAACAATATGGTTTGATTAAAATTGATTTTCTTGGACTTAAAAACTTAACTGTTATCAATCAAATTGAGCACCAAATCAAAGAAGAGTTTCGTTTTGATTCAGTTATTGATTTGAATTTTAATCCTTTTAATGATTTAAAAACTTATGAACTAATTAACTCATTAAATACTGATGGAATTTTCCAGCTTGAATCTCCTGGTATGAAAGGGGTAATTAAACAAGTAAAAGTAGATACTTTCGAAGATATTTATGCTATCATTTCGCTCTATCGTCCTGGTCCAAAAGATTTTATTCCTGATTATGCTAATGTAAAAATGAAAGCAAAAACTGTTGATAAAATTCACCCTATTTATGATTTAATTGTAGCTCCAACACACGGAATTATTGTTTATCAAGAGCAAATTATGCAAATAGCTCAACAAGTAGCTAAAATGAGTTTTATTGAAGCTGATTTACTTAGACGAGCTATTTCTAAAAAGAATGCTCAAGATTTAAATACCTACTCAAGTATTTTTTACCAAAGAGGACAAGAAAATAATATTCCCTTTGATGTTCTACAGGCAATTTATGAGCAAATTCTCAAATTTGCTTCATATGGATTTAATAAAGCTCATGCTGTTGCGTATTCATTTATCACTTATAAGTTAGCTTTTTATAAAGCTCGCTATCCAGAGATTTTTTATAAAGTTATTATTGATAATGCCACCGGAGATGTGAGTACAATTAAAAATTTTGCTTTAAAAGCTTCACAACAAAATATCATTATTCATTCTCCAGATATAAATCATGCTTTATTTAAAAGTGAAATTATTTGAAAAAATCAAGATACTGAAAAATCTCAAATTTATCTTCCGGTCTTAATGATTAAAGGAATTGGTCCTTCAGCGGTATCAAAAATTGCTGAAGAAATTGCTCGTGGTGGTAAATTAGATAACTTTTATACTGGTGCGTTACGACTAAAAGTAGCTGGAGTTGGAGATTCAGTTATTGAAACACTAATTAAAGCAAATGCTTTTAGAAGTTTTGGTAATGTTATTGAATTAATTAATGCTTTGCCAACAGTTAATAACGGAGCTGAAATGTTTAAAAAGCTTTATGACAAATCAGATGAATCTTTAGCAGATAAATTACGAAAATTTATTAGCGATACTGGTTTTAATGCTAAGAAAATTACTGCATTTCCAATGGATTTAGCAATTGAAATTAAGTTAGAAAAAGATCTTTTGGGAGCAGTTTACAATGCTTACCCAACTAAAAAATATGAGCAAAGCAAAAAACTTGAGCACTTAAGCGAAAATCAACACCATTTCTTTTATGTCTTTTTAGAAAGTGTTAAGAAAAATTTAAAAGGACAATTAATTGCGAAAATATCTGATTCTTCAACATCAGTATCGGCATTTGTTTTTGATAATGAAGCCAAAGATTTAATTAATTATCCTGAACCTAGAGTTATTTTAGTTGGTTTATCCCTTTCGTCTAAAGGATATTACTCAATTAAAAGTTGAGAGGAAGTAAAAGATGAAAAATAA
- a CDS encoding 5'-3' exonuclease — translation MKNKEIMLLIDGNYLMFQSFYATYRGDINAIMRSSKGVPTNAVNLFLLQLVKLIRFYEPQYLFVAFDAKSKTKRHLVYSDYKANRIKAPVEIFEQFNLIKQLLSLLNIAHNEIDGAEADDLIATASVKYNDENLEKLIFSRDKDLLQLVSESTSVIEKDSDNDYQLITHENFYDIYGITPQQIVDFKGLKGDPSDNLPGIKGIGDKTAIKLLNEYQSFENIYENINLLSKSIQNKLIESKEQGYMCYQLAKLNTNVEEFTYSKEELLLNINYQQAEKLLNELELNVAKRYLREI, via the coding sequence ATGAAAAATAAAGAAATTATGCTCTTAATTGATGGAAATTATTTAATGTTTCAATCTTTTTATGCCACTTATAGAGGCGATATAAATGCAATTATGCGTTCTTCTAAAGGAGTACCAACTAATGCGGTGAATTTATTTTTACTTCAATTAGTTAAATTGATTCGCTTTTATGAACCGCAATATTTATTTGTTGCTTTTGATGCCAAAAGCAAAACCAAGCGTCATTTAGTTTATAGTGACTATAAAGCAAATCGAATTAAAGCACCAGTGGAAATTTTTGAGCAATTTAATTTAATCAAACAACTTTTAAGTTTATTAAATATTGCGCACAATGAAATTGATGGAGCTGAAGCAGATGACTTAATTGCTACTGCTTCAGTAAAATACAATGATGAAAATTTGGAAAAATTAATTTTTTCACGGGATAAAGATTTATTGCAACTAGTAAGTGAATCTACAAGTGTTATTGAAAAAGATTCAGATAATGATTATCAATTAATTACCCATGAAAATTTTTATGACATCTACGGAATTACTCCCCAACAAATAGTTGACTTCAAAGGTTTAAAAGGAGATCCGAGTGACAATCTCCCTGGTATTAAAGGTATTGGTGATAAAACAGCGATTAAATTATTAAATGAATATCAATCTTTTGAAAACATTTACGAAAATATCAATTTACTAAGTAAGTCAATACAAAATAAATTAATAGAATCCAAAGAACAAGGTTATATGTGTTATCAATTAGCTAAATTAAATACTAATGTTGAAGAATTTACCTATTCAAAAGAGGAATTGCTTTTGAACATAAATTACCAACAAGCTGAAAAACTTCTTAACGAATTAGAGTTAAATGTAGCTAAAAGATACTTAAGAGAAATATAA
- a CDS encoding nucleoside/nucleotide kinase family protein codes for MIIVTGLISSGKSTLLSKLNTLGFRVFNADVFVQNLYHDRDFVNEINNSKWNFLIENSSVSKTKILNLLNNNYQDFKVFEELVHLKVFKHLQDNEYDYAEIPVLKNSQVPFWSLAEQIIVLNLKKPIRIAYALKRGMDLGRFNQLDTINTLEFLRQLPFKSIKQIWLSSSEEISDFLAKLQPKNS; via the coding sequence ATGATTATTGTTACTGGTTTAATATCTTCAGGAAAAAGTACTTTATTATCAAAGTTAAATACTTTAGGTTTTCGAGTGTTTAATGCTGATGTGTTTGTTCAAAATTTATATCATGATCGCGATTTTGTGAATGAGATAAACAATTCAAAATGAAATTTTTTAATAGAAAATTCTTCGGTATCAAAAACTAAAATTTTGAATTTATTAAATAATAATTATCAAGATTTTAAAGTTTTTGAAGAACTTGTGCACTTGAAAGTGTTTAAACATTTGCAAGATAACGAATATGATTATGCAGAAATTCCTGTGCTAAAAAATTCTCAAGTCCCATTTTGATCTTTGGCTGAGCAAATTATTGTTTTAAATTTAAAAAAACCAATTCGGATTGCTTACGCTTTAAAACGCGGAATGGATTTAGGAAGATTTAATCAATTAGACACCATAAATACACTTGAATTTTTACGTCAATTACCTTTTAAGTCCATTAAACAAATATGATTAAGTTCATCAGAAGAAATTAGTGATTTTTTAGCAAAATTACAACCAAAGAATAGTTAA
- a CDS encoding replication initiation and membrane attachment family protein, translating to MQHINYNFFTIERSEELTPSDNDNMLKFYLPILGAQAVTLYNYLYAKIKEDKYYHSEFTFSGLCAFLKLDEVQLSESRNKLEAIGLIQTFFNSQTNKLMFVIKRPLNKEEVKNNRLLKNALVECLGKDIVDSLLNANVFKSVIKPEYVQNISANFFDVFGSLPAISKPKTIDLVIEAGKRIEESVKNGSFAKNTIELKTPIHFLNSDIQNEYQALQSYEPIQFFKYLNNNHILIDQIQTLKEYEGLGFDYKVINFALLISYFASKEISLKQTSSILKELKSKNILSFELAENYLDGKYSNHKIYRKSIESKNYVKRIYLNSL from the coding sequence ATGCAACATATTAATTATAATTTTTTCACCATTGAAAGAAGCGAAGAATTAACCCCTAGTGATAATGATAATATGTTGAAGTTTTATCTTCCGATTTTAGGTGCGCAAGCTGTAACTTTATATAACTATTTATATGCAAAAATCAAAGAAGATAAGTATTATCATTCAGAATTTACTTTTTCTGGATTGTGTGCTTTTTTAAAGTTGGATGAAGTTCAATTATCTGAATCTAGAAATAAACTAGAAGCAATTGGATTAATTCAAACATTCTTTAACTCACAAACTAATAAATTAATGTTTGTTATTAAAAGACCTTTAAATAAAGAAGAAGTCAAAAACAATCGTTTATTAAAAAATGCTTTAGTTGAGTGTCTAGGAAAGGATATTGTTGATTCATTGTTAAATGCCAATGTATTTAAATCAGTTATTAAACCTGAATATGTTCAAAATATTAGCGCAAATTTCTTTGATGTTTTTGGTTCGCTTCCAGCTATATCTAAACCTAAAACTATTGATTTGGTTATTGAAGCTGGCAAACGAATTGAAGAAAGTGTTAAAAATGGTTCATTTGCCAAAAACACTATTGAATTAAAAACACCTATTCATTTTTTAAATAGTGACATTCAAAATGAATATCAAGCACTTCAAAGCTATGAACCTATTCAATTTTTCAAATATTTAAATAATAACCACATTTTAATTGATCAAATTCAAACACTAAAAGAATATGAAGGGCTTGGATTTGATTACAAAGTTATTAATTTTGCTTTATTAATTAGTTACTTTGCTTCAAAAGAAATTTCATTAAAGCAAACTAGTAGCATTTTAAAAGAACTTAAAAGTAAAAACATATTATCTTTTGAGTTAGCAGAAAATTATCTTGATGGTAAATATTCAAATCATAAAATTTATCGTAAATCAATAGAATCAAAAAATTATGTAAAAAGAATCTATTTAAATTCACTCTAA
- a CDS encoding ATP-binding protein — translation MSNNSNLNKEKLIAMAKDDSFLADIINQLHLSDEEIFYKFIDLMDMKLRELSPEEYMDKVEIVRNADGSLQTKRYFANNEKNRQYLLYNNLILKELGNVKYKKTFSDINFNEEEYFDLYEYQNELKQALTSEDKYSKLKGFFVHSNNNVAREKLLSSIANEMALSNKKTAYINVSYLMDEIKLSFDKTKNKDSGFLIGELINCDVLLLDNIGYEKIPQWFFKILLKLLDFRIKNNKLTFFGSETPLSELNTILEHKDSKDKFVQKQINRLITYVKNSIECEVWVG, via the coding sequence ATGTCCAATAACTCAAATTTAAATAAGGAAAAGTTAATTGCAATGGCAAAAGACGATAGCTTTTTAGCTGATATAATTAATCAACTTCATCTAAGCGATGAAGAAATTTTCTATAAATTTATTGATTTAATGGACATGAAATTAAGAGAACTTTCTCCTGAAGAATACATGGACAAAGTTGAGATTGTTCGGAATGCTGATGGAAGTTTACAAACAAAACGTTATTTTGCAAATAATGAAAAAAATCGTCAATATCTTCTTTATAACAACTTGATTTTAAAAGAGTTAGGAAATGTTAAATACAAAAAAACTTTCAGCGATATTAATTTTAATGAAGAAGAATACTTTGATTTATATGAGTATCAAAACGAGCTAAAACAGGCTCTTACTAGTGAAGATAAATATTCTAAATTAAAAGGTTTTTTTGTGCATTCAAATAATAATGTTGCTAGAGAAAAACTACTGTCTTCTATTGCTAATGAAATGGCTTTATCAAATAAAAAAACTGCCTACATTAATGTGAGTTATTTAATGGACGAAATTAAATTATCATTTGATAAAACCAAGAATAAAGATTCAGGATTTCTTATTGGAGAATTAATTAATTGTGATGTATTACTTTTGGATAATATTGGATATGAAAAAATCCCGCAATGATTTTTTAAAATTCTCCTTAAATTACTTGATTTCCGCATCAAGAATAATAAATTAACTTTTTTTGGTTCTGAAACTCCTTTAAGTGAGCTTAATACTATTTTAGAACACAAAGATTCTAAAGACAAATTTGTTCAAAAACAAATTAACCGTTTAATTACTTATGTAAAAAATTCAATTGAATGTGAGGTGTGAGTTGGATAA
- the fmt gene encoding methionyl-tRNA formyltransferase, whose protein sequence is MKIVLAGTPEFSVPIFEEVIKNFNVVALVSQPDKPANRGYKLIETPTKQLAQKYNIKLFQPEKIGQIYQELKELDYDILLTCAFGQYIPTKVLDLAKKASLNIHGSLLPKYRGAAPIQHALWNGDDKTGIDLIYMTAQMDAGNIIKEATLPILDTDTSDSLFAKMSELATLHITSWLNEFIAGDFSETIQDESLVVLSPKLLKEDAFLASSLTIEEAFNKIRAFSSNPGAYLLINDKRLKVYYATKNEVKNSIKLQFSNGNLYAVDYQFESKKRVTLQCK, encoded by the coding sequence ATCAAAATTGTGTTAGCGGGAACTCCTGAATTTTCAGTTCCAATTTTTGAAGAAGTTATTAAAAATTTTAATGTAGTTGCACTTGTATCTCAACCTGACAAACCAGCTAATCGTGGGTATAAATTAATTGAAACTCCAACTAAACAGTTAGCGCAAAAATATAATATTAAATTGTTCCAACCTGAGAAAATTGGACAAATTTATCAAGAGTTAAAAGAGTTGGATTATGATATTTTGCTTACTTGTGCTTTTGGTCAATATATTCCTACTAAAGTACTTGATTTAGCTAAAAAAGCATCTTTAAATATTCATGGTTCATTACTACCAAAATATCGAGGTGCTGCTCCAATTCAACACGCTCTTTGAAATGGGGATGATAAAACAGGAATTGACTTAATTTACATGACAGCGCAAATGGATGCAGGAAACATCATCAAAGAAGCAACATTACCTATTTTAGATACTGATACATCTGATAGTTTGTTTGCTAAAATGTCTGAGTTAGCTACTTTACATATAACAAGTTGATTAAATGAATTTATAGCTGGTGATTTTAGTGAAACAATTCAAGATGAATCTTTAGTAGTCTTATCGCCAAAGTTACTCAAAGAAGATGCGTTTTTAGCCTCTTCGCTAACTATTGAAGAAGCTTTTAATAAAATTAGAGCTTTTTCAAGCAATCCAGGAGCTTATTTATTGATTAATGATAAACGACTTAAAGTTTATTATGCAACTAAAAATGAAGTAAAAAATAGCATAAAATTACAATTTTCGAATGGTAACTTATACGCTGTTGATTATCAATTCGAATCTAAAAAGCGTGTGACATTGCAGTGTAAATAA
- the gap gene encoding type I glyceraldehyde-3-phosphate dehydrogenase, with product MKKVAINGFGRIGRLFLRRLLETNNKDLEVVAVNDLTDAKTLAHLLKYDTAFGQLNVDVKAEEAAIVVNGKRIEVYAEKDPKALPWGKLGIDIVVESTGRFVKKDLAALHVEAGAKSVVISAPAGSDVKTVVYNVNHGVITKEDTVISAASCTTNCLAPVIDVLVKNFGVAKGWMTTVHSYTGDQRLQDAPHSDLRRARAAALNMVPTSTGAAKALGLVIPEAAGILDGSAVRVPTITGSIVELVVELKKQPSVEEINAAFEKAANETLKYETDPIVSSDIIGSHYGSIYDAALTKMVPAADGKNLYHISSWYDNEMSYVSQLVRTVSHFAKLK from the coding sequence ATGAAAAAAGTAGCCATTAATGGTTTCGGTAGAATCGGAAGATTATTCTTAAGAAGATTACTTGAAACTAACAATAAAGATTTAGAAGTTGTAGCAGTTAACGACTTAACTGATGCTAAAACTTTAGCACACTTACTTAAATACGATACAGCTTTTGGACAATTAAATGTGGATGTTAAAGCTGAAGAAGCTGCTATTGTTGTAAACGGAAAAAGAATTGAAGTTTACGCTGAAAAAGACCCTAAAGCTTTACCATGAGGTAAATTAGGAATCGACATTGTTGTTGAATCAACAGGTAGATTTGTTAAAAAAGACCTTGCTGCACTTCACGTTGAAGCTGGAGCAAAATCAGTAGTTATTTCAGCTCCTGCTGGATCAGATGTTAAAACAGTTGTTTACAACGTTAACCACGGTGTAATTACTAAAGAAGATACAGTTATTTCAGCTGCTTCATGTACAACAAACTGTTTAGCACCAGTTATTGATGTTTTAGTTAAAAACTTCGGTGTTGCAAAAGGATGAATGACAACTGTTCACTCATATACAGGAGATCAAAGACTTCAAGATGCTCCACACAGCGACTTACGTCGTGCTAGAGCAGCTGCTTTAAACATGGTTCCTACATCAACAGGAGCCGCTAAAGCATTAGGACTTGTTATTCCTGAAGCTGCAGGTATTTTAGATGGTTCAGCAGTTAGAGTTCCAACCATTACAGGATCAATCGTTGAACTTGTAGTTGAACTTAAAAAACAACCTTCAGTTGAAGAAATCAACGCTGCATTTGAAAAAGCTGCAAACGAAACATTAAAATACGAAACAGATCCTATCGTTTCATCAGACATTATTGGTTCACACTACGGATCAATTTATGATGCTGCTTTAACAAAAATGGTTCCAGCTGCTGATGGTAAAAACCTTTACCACATTTCATCATGATACGACAATGAAATGTCATATGTTTCACAACTTGTTAGAACAGTTTCACACTTTGCAAAATTAAAATAA
- a CDS encoding putative cysteine peptidase, with the protein MMNKLKKSSTILGLGSIAIATTAALSIDGTAEQENKHEQIKNFVSYEISYYYKEEIKFNNLLSTQNSYYIVYNDEYVVVYDDILKEIVMHQKTNHYNFSNQNIHIVYYDILEGFIESKNNKLFSLENESEVIFDVEENINRRKTFYSDDELKNKILEIERKASLFKILVRSKNKTPKTIPDIPTYNLSYNKDIVLTNHAWWWFTRDTNKEVGYDELLTYESGNIKRNGLCGYIAFANIVLFNHIFYDGNLMKESVYKNEITVEDYPENINNLDHSSSRKLNYGVPIFRNHIDNFPRNSLANKLHGIVLKNGTSAEDYDEMFNSIVNKSSFNKNFYKETYDSWLWYTSYKKSLIHSLTVEATPVLLGSSRYHHVFVAFGYNPKTDEVIISTLWGNKSDIRIMKLSAIYTRTSDFYKLAPKNGMDHSKQQKLFKYDGKYVTASYFETKIRSALIKDWYNEYNLAFSVEFDRNDLLDEIYANEPIFPGGY; encoded by the coding sequence ATGATGAATAAACTCAAAAAAAGCTCAACTATTTTGGGGTTGGGATCAATTGCGATCGCAACTACAGCAGCATTGTCAATAGATGGCACTGCAGAACAAGAAAACAAACATGAACAAATTAAAAATTTTGTCTCATATGAAATTTCATACTATTATAAAGAGGAAATCAAATTTAACAATCTTCTATCAACTCAAAATTCATACTATATTGTATACAATGATGAATATGTCGTTGTATATGATGATATTTTGAAAGAAATTGTTATGCATCAAAAAACTAATCATTACAATTTTTCTAATCAAAATATTCATATAGTTTATTATGATATTTTAGAAGGCTTTATAGAATCGAAAAACAATAAACTGTTTTCTTTAGAAAACGAATCAGAGGTTATTTTTGATGTTGAAGAAAATATAAACAGAAGAAAAACCTTTTATTCTGATGATGAATTAAAAAATAAAATACTAGAAATAGAAAGAAAAGCGTCTTTATTTAAAATATTAGTAAGATCTAAAAATAAAACCCCTAAAACTATTCCGGATATCCCGACTTATAATCTTAGTTATAACAAAGATATTGTTTTAACAAATCATGCATGATGATGATTTACTCGTGACACAAATAAGGAAGTAGGTTATGATGAACTATTGACCTATGAAAGTGGAAATATCAAAAGAAATGGTTTGTGTGGATACATAGCATTTGCAAATATAGTTTTATTTAATCATATATTCTATGATGGAAATTTAATGAAAGAAAGTGTGTATAAGAATGAAATAACTGTTGAAGATTACCCGGAAAATATAAACAACTTAGATCATTCTAGTTCAAGAAAATTAAATTATGGAGTTCCTATATTTAGAAATCATATAGACAATTTCCCTAGAAACTCTCTTGCAAACAAACTGCATGGTATAGTATTAAAAAATGGGACATCTGCTGAAGATTATGATGAAATGTTTAATAGTATTGTAAACAAATCGTCATTTAATAAAAATTTTTACAAAGAAACTTATGATAGTTGGTTATGATATACATCATACAAGAAAAGTTTAATACATTCATTAACCGTAGAAGCAACACCTGTTTTGTTGGGTAGTAGTCGTTATCATCATGTTTTTGTTGCCTTTGGATATAACCCAAAAACTGATGAAGTAATAATATCTACTTTATGAGGAAATAAAAGTGATATAAGAATTATGAAATTGAGCGCTATATATACAAGAACTTCAGACTTTTATAAACTAGCTCCAAAAAATGGTATGGATCATTCAAAACAACAAAAACTTTTTAAATACGATGGAAAGTATGTCACAGCTTCATATTTTGAAACCAAAATTAGATCCGCTTTAATAAAAGATTGATACAATGAGTATAATTTAGCTTTTTCAGTTGAATTTGATAGAAACGATCTTCTTGATGAAATATATGCAAACGAACCTATATTTCCAGGAGGGTATTAA